Within the Chloroflexota bacterium genome, the region ATAACCTATCCTACCAGATTTCCAATGCTCATTATTTTGGCGAAACTAAAGTACCCTATTCGTTCCCTGTTGATTACCAGCCCCTCGGCGGGCGCGGGCAAATCCACCATATCGGCGAATTTGGGTACAGCCCTTGCCCAGGGGGGGAAGCGCGCTGTGATCGTGGATGCCGACATGCGCCGCCCGACGCAGCACACCTACCACCAACTTACCAATCAGTTGGGCCTCAGCGCTGTATTTGTCTATCGAACCGATTTTACGGACAGCCAGGCTCTACCCGAAGGATTAATTCAGGCAACAAAATCTGACGGGTTGGAAGTGATGACGGCAGGGAAGAATCCACCCAATCCATCCGAGCTGTTGGCCTCCGAGAAAATGAACCAGCTCATTCGATATTTGAGCACGGAATGGGATGTGCTGATTATTGATTCGCCGCCGTTGATGGTTGTAACTGATGCGGCAATCCTTGCGCCTCGTGTAGATGGCGTTTTGTTGGTCGTAAAACCTGGTGAAACAAAACTAACCGCGGCGCGCGATGCGGTGGAACAGTTGCGCCGGGTGGGGGCGAACCTGATAGGGGTTGTGATTAATGAAGTAGACCCAAAATCAGGACGTTACGGATACTATTATCGTTATGATGACCAGTATTACGGACATCCAGAAGGTGAAGGCAGTGCGAAAAGCCGTCTGGTACGGCGAGCGTTGGTCGGATTTGCCGCGGTTGCAGTATTCTTGGGCGCTGTATGGCTAGGGTTGGGTGTGGCTACCGGGCAGGGTCTTCCCGCCTGGATGGGCGGCAGCACCAAAGCAACCCCCACTACAATATCTGTAGCTCAAGCGTTATCAGAAGCTACTGCGATGAAAGAGTCGCCTATTGCAACGCCGACTTTGCCACAGCAATCCGTTACTAAAGTTTCGGGCACGGAGGGGGGTGAAGCGACAGCTACTCTGGCGCCTACTTCCATACCTACGCTAACCCCTACTCTCTTGCAGCCCACCCCCGGGCCTGGTCTGGCTACTCCCTTTGGGGCACAGAACGAATATCTGCTTCACCAGGTTAAGTTTGGTGATAACCTTCCTACACTGGCAGAACAATTTCAGACGGATCGTGATGTGATTGTCGCAGCAAACGGATTGCTGCCCAATCAGAGTTTACAGCCCGATCAGGTGATTGTGATTATGCCTGGTCGCACCGATTCTTTAGGGATTGTGCCGCTTACTGTTTTATTTTTAGATGAAGAAGTCCTGGTTGCCGATTTTGCCGCCAGCCGTGGTGCGACGGTTGAAGAACTCATCCAGTATAACGCGCTTGGCGCGCATGAGACCATCCCGCCCGGGCGCTGGGTAATTTTCCCGCGGCGTGTGGTTATCCCAACGGTTGTCCCCACGGCAATCCCGACCCTTGATTTGAGTTTCGCGCTAACAGCGCCTTTTGGTCCGGCGAATGAGTATGTGCTGCACCAGGTGGGGCCTGGGGAGAGTGTGCCTGTGTTGGAAGACCTGTACCTGACCTCAGCCGAAGTTATTTACGCAGCGAATGAAGTCAAAGGCAGCATCCAGGCTGGACAAGTGTTGGTGATTATGATTGAGCGTACAGATCCAACCAATGTGGTGCGTTTCTCGGTCATCAATGTGATGGAAGATATTCGGGCAGAGGATTTAGCGATTGATCTGGGCGTATTGACCATGGATATCTTGTCGTACAACAACCTTGAATCGGGCGATACCATCCTGGCAGGCAGTTGGGTGATCTATCCGGCCGCGGAAAATGAGTAGGTCGGGATTAGCTTCACGAAACAAGGGCATGTGCGAGACAATAGTCTCGCACATGCTCTTGTTTCATAAATAGTGGGTTGTTAAGCGCAGCGAAGATTTAATCAGTAACATGTTTCGAAAATGCTCAAAGAAATTACCACAAACTTGAAACAAATCCTTGAAGCGGCGCAAGCGCCAGCGTCACTGGATGAGCATCCCTGGACAAAAAGCCTTTGGGTGCAACAATTTGCCGCGCAGCAACCTGCAATTAACGCCCACAGCGCTGGTTATCAATTATTATCTGCACTGAGCGCGCTTTTTCGCGAAACCATGCCAGGGACGCCGCCGCGCCGTGGCAAACGCATTGATACCCGTTGGGGACAATTTGGTATCATCGGCGCGTTATATTTTGCGCCCTTTGACTTTTTGGTTGCGCGCCCGGTGAGTTTACTGGATGCCTGGGGGCGCATTGATGAAGTGATTCTGAGCTATGCGCATCAACAGCCGCCTGAACTGCTTTCTCCCGAGGCGATTGCGCGTTATCGGTTGGTTGGCGATGAATATCAGGCAGGCCCGGTAAGCACGCTCAGCGATTGGCATCTACGCGGGCTTGAACGGTTGGCCGAATTCCTGCGTGACCGTGAACGGCTGCTCAGCGCCCAATACGCCTGTGAATCAATTGTGCTCAATCCACAGGCTGAAGATGTTGAAATAAGTATCCCCATAACTGAACCTGCTGTCACACTAAGGCCGGGAGTTGCTTTTTATCGTCGTCATGCCCGCCAGATATGGCTTTCACTGCTGCTGGTGTTGGTGGTATTCTTTGGCTGGCAGGGGCTGCGTACATACCGGCTCTATCGCGCCTTTAAGTCCGATGTAGATCAATTGCAACAATTCTTGGAAATAGAACCTTCGCTTGAAAGGGTGGGGGAAGTGGAGGATTTGCTGGCGCAAACACGTCAGGATGTACTGGCTTTGCAGGCACAGATCAAACCCTATCGCTGGGGCGGACGCCTGTTGGGGTGGCTGCCGCTTTATGGAGGCGATCTTGCCGCCGCAGGCGATCTGGTAGATTTTGCCGCTGGTTTGGCAGGTGCTGCCGATGAAGGTTTTCAGATTGTCTCGCCGCTCATCGCGGAGGGGCAACCCGAAGCGCCACAGCTTGCTTTCCCTGAGATATTAGCAGATCTGGCTGCGGCTCAGCCGCGTTTTGAAATTGCGCAAACCGCGCTGCAAGCTGCTTTGGCTGCACGCACCGGCATCGATGCAGAAAAATTATCTCCCCAAACGCGCCCCTTGCTAGAAAGAATAGACCCCTATTTGCCGTTGTTGGAAGACGGTGTGAATGCGCTGGGAGCGCTCCCCAAATTGATGGGCGCAGCTCCTTATGGGCCGCAAACCTATTTAATATTAATCCAGAACGAAGATGAGATTCGCGCCACGGGGGGATTTATCGCCGCGGCGGCGATCATCACCATCGAAAATGGCAAAATCATTGCCTTTCGGGTCGAAGATTCATATGCCTTTGATGATCTTACCCGACAATATCCCGCGCCTCCCTGGCAAATGCAAGAATATATCCGCGCCTGGATGTTTACCTTCCGCAATAGCAACTGGTCGCCCGATTTCCCCACGACTGCAATTTGGGCCGAGTATCTTTACGCCTATAGCAGCGCGCACTCTGTGGATGGCGTAATCGCGATTGATCAGTATATGTTGAAATTATTACTTGAAGTACTCGGCCCGATTAGAGCTGAGGCTTCAACCG harbors:
- a CDS encoding polysaccharide biosynthesis tyrosine autokinase — translated: MLIILAKLKYPIRSLLITSPSAGAGKSTISANLGTALAQGGKRAVIVDADMRRPTQHTYHQLTNQLGLSAVFVYRTDFTDSQALPEGLIQATKSDGLEVMTAGKNPPNPSELLASEKMNQLIRYLSTEWDVLIIDSPPLMVVTDAAILAPRVDGVLLVVKPGETKLTAARDAVEQLRRVGANLIGVVINEVDPKSGRYGYYYRYDDQYYGHPEGEGSAKSRLVRRALVGFAAVAVFLGAVWLGLGVATGQGLPAWMGGSTKATPTTISVAQALSEATAMKESPIATPTLPQQSVTKVSGTEGGEATATLAPTSIPTLTPTLLQPTPGPGLATPFGAQNEYLLHQVKFGDNLPTLAEQFQTDRDVIVAANGLLPNQSLQPDQVIVIMPGRTDSLGIVPLTVLFLDEEVLVADFAASRGATVEELIQYNALGAHETIPPGRWVIFPRRVVIPTVVPTAIPTLDLSFALTAPFGPANEYVLHQVGPGESVPVLEDLYLTSAEVIYAANEVKGSIQAGQVLVIMIERTDPTNVVRFSVINVMEDIRAEDLAIDLGVLTMDILSYNNLESGDTILAGSWVIYPAAENE
- a CDS encoding DUF4012 domain-containing protein, producing MLKEITTNLKQILEAAQAPASLDEHPWTKSLWVQQFAAQQPAINAHSAGYQLLSALSALFRETMPGTPPRRGKRIDTRWGQFGIIGALYFAPFDFLVARPVSLLDAWGRIDEVILSYAHQQPPELLSPEAIARYRLVGDEYQAGPVSTLSDWHLRGLERLAEFLRDRERLLSAQYACESIVLNPQAEDVEISIPITEPAVTLRPGVAFYRRHARQIWLSLLLVLVVFFGWQGLRTYRLYRAFKSDVDQLQQFLEIEPSLERVGEVEDLLAQTRQDVLALQAQIKPYRWGGRLLGWLPLYGGDLAAAGDLVDFAAGLAGAADEGFQIVSPLIAEGQPEAPQLAFPEILADLAAAQPRFEIAQTALQAALAARTGIDAEKLSPQTRPLLERIDPYLPLLEDGVNALGALPKLMGAAPYGPQTYLILIQNEDEIRATGGFIAAAAIITIENGKIIAFRVEDSYAFDDLTRQYPAPPWQMQEYIRAWMFTFRNSNWSPDFPTTAIWAEYLYAYSSAHSVDGVIAIDQYMLKLLLEVLGPIRAEASTDVVTAENVIEIMRASKSEYEGNDPERKGFIGIIAKAMITQLQNDPNLPWKALMETVVRALNERHLLLQFDDLAVNELIAQLGWNGAMRPGEGDYLMVVDTNLGWNKVNAVSDTAIDYFVNLADLGLPQALLTLKHRNAGTGAEACIHASYGSGEYYDLVIRCYWDFGLWTKVRGTAAK